The genome window TCAGACGGCCCCAATCCAGATCAGAAAGCACCCAAGAGTTAACTGCACTTGCCCACTATGCCCTTAAGGCTCTGTCTCATAGAATAGGACAGATTCTTGCATAGAATGAGAAGATTCCTCCAGGTGCTGCTAGTTGGAAACAGCAGAATCCTGTTGAATGCTGATTGAGTCTGATATTCCATTGAAAGACTTATGCATGATCTCCAACTTGCCATTGTGCAAGCAGAAATCATGCCATTGCAATGATTGGGGCTGCCCATTGCATAAGGATGTATCGGATACCGCCTTGGCTGAGGTGGGGAAATATTGAGCTACTTACACAATGAATTGTTCAATTACACAGGATGGTTGTTTGTTAGAGGAAAAGGCGGcgactttattggttacagcagtaGTCCCTGGCCTAGTATTGGGAATTCTGTCCATTGCATCATGAGACTTACTTGCCTCCCCAATACTTGCCACCATCCATTTAAGCAGCCACTGAAGTTTCTTCCACATTTCTGGAAGCACAACTGGctattttaagaaaaatgcattgattaacattcaaacatttaaaaaaaattgtcaaatgCCAATGGTATGACACCCTGCTGTAGCTGATGTCATTAAACCATACAAAACAAGACATAGATCTTAGTAGGTTAGCTAAATTGACCTtacatcccattgaaatcaattctATATGTTCACCATGGCTTGAAAATTCAATTTTGTTGGAAACTAAACATAACTAACAGTTTGAATGCACTTCAATATTttacttgggaaaaaaaacatttttgaagacTTGGTCTAATATCAAGTTCCccaggcaaaaataaaagaattttttaaaaaaacaaatacaaacatcTTGCAGCACATTAAAGACTACTATATTTAAATGAGAGCTTTCATagaccacttcctcagatataagagtgggactacatggcaaatattcaaacatttatacatggcccccaaacagaggcaggcagggtaaaatattttcaatcaatcaatcaaattaaaCGCACCCAAAGAACCCTTTGAATATTGGCAATTAATCAAGACATTCTGAATTGTTATATCTGGACGTTTAAAAAATTTATTCTGATAAATGCAAGGTGATAAAGCTGCCATAATTTTCATACTTAAATACAATCAGAATCGAGAAACCTGCTGGAGGAATATTCTTTTGTGGTCCACAGTATCTTTATATGATTTAACGTGCCATTAAGTCTATTAATCTAAGCTACCAAATCACTTTATCCAACACAGGATAGTCCTACTTTATGAAAAGCTTATCTATATTGtctgtgcattttatttctcaGTATTTCAAAGATTCTGAGGATGTGAAGAAACTTTGCTTTTTACAAAGATGTTAATAGCAGAGAGAAGCATTGATTAGAAGAAACCATAATTGTTTTGTTAATATTATATGTTgttctttgatttttaaattaagaatatAAGTAAAtcgaaaaacacacacacataatccAGTTGAAATTATTGACAAGTACAAACTCAACTCCAAAAGAAAAAAGCCCTTTCCTTTTCAACTGCCCTGTTTATGCTATCAAAATGAAAAAACCCTCAACCTTTCATGTTGCTACTTattgttgtttgcatttttatttgattACATATCAAACCTTTGACAACATTTCCAGTTTCTTCAGATTCTTGGAGAAAACAAGGGTTCGATTGTATGTGTCCCTCACTACCTCCTTCACCAACCTATTCCTTAGGCTGAAGATGAACGGATTGAGTGCTGGGGTGACAATCGTATTAAGAACAGCTACCAGTTTATCTTGAACTGAGGTGGACTTAGCTGGACGCACATAGAGGAAGACTGTGCTACCATAACCTAAGACAGCCATGGTTATGTGAGTTGCACAGGTGGAGAAagctttctttcgttctttcatAGATGGTATCCTGTGGATGGTCACTGTGATGAAAGCATAAGCCACCATggtcacagagagagaaaaaataattacTATAGAAGCAAATATGAAATTGAGCAACTCAATGAAGCCGAAAAGTTGGGCACTGATGCAGGTCAGCTTAAGCAAAGGCGCACTGTcgcctttctccctgcctttttgggttcagagctctcaaaggtcTTCCTtcgatctcgggggggggggagccctttgagagcGCCGAAGggaaaaaggtagggagaaagggtgggatattggaatttccagccctttatttctgcctttttgccttcaaagctctcaaagggcttcctctgatgttggggggggaagccctttgagagcccCAAAGGCGCCGATCgcggcggcagggacccccaaggaggtctcccatggtggcaccCCATCAGTCAGTCAGGGCAATGTTGGTGATTGCTTTTGCCCATGTATAAAaaaccagtaggattttggctactgtcAGATGAGTACATCTGAAATTGTAGGCTAAGAAccctaaaaacagatttagagtTAGGCTGCATCAGCCTTTCCAAGGCAATCTAAATTATAGGGGAAGAGCCTTTGCATgaaagcaaagaaataaagaaccTGCTTAGGACCAAATACAGCCTATTCGTTACATAACTGACATACAGTATTGGCTAAGTAAATGTGAGCTCGTACTGGGGGAAGTAGCCTCAAAGCCCCCATCTTTCTCATTCCATTAGCGGGGGCCTCAGAAGATGCTGGGGTCATTTCATATTAACTTATACTTCTTCCCTCTTGGTTTCAAAGAGCTGGTTGTAATCTTAATGTCTACAACGGTGTGAGGCCAAGCTATGTGAAAGACCACTGGCACCTCTAAGAAACTAAGCAGCCTTTAAGATCTGCTGTGGAGACCTTGTTCTTAGGTTTACCTGTAAGGCCTGCAAAGAACTTTCTTTATTATGGCTTCATAATTCTGGAGCACGCTCTCTCCGAAAGTCTGGCTTCTTTGCGATTAGTTAAGAATCTGCTGGGATATGTCTGCCTGTAATAAATAAGATTGCCAGACTTCACCTCAGGTTGTTAAGTTTTATAGGTGCTGCTTTTTAACAGTCAGTCTGAAGACAATTTTTTCTTAGTTGTTGCGAATTTTTACAGGAATTTTAActcgttctataattattttattttgctccttcgaggaagtataaaaataaatcGACATAAAACTTCTACCAATAAGGGGTGTTGCTAGCACTGAATGTAATAATGATCATTTATTTGTTAACACCAGAGTTCAATTCCTGATTTGCATACGTTTAACTGAAATGGCACAAGTCATGGCAGCATATTGCCTCTAATGAATGAGTTGTTAATTGCATTTCTAGGTTTCATGCCAATGTAAAGGAgcactaatacagtggggtcttgacttaagaacggcttgagttaagaacattttgacttaagaaccactctcataggaaaatattgacttgacttacatttgagttaagaactgaaaaaaaccacgtgggaggcagggaaagtgcaaaatttgaactttcagttaactgttggccagtgaaaagggtgcctgtctgcttcctcactcctcccagtgtttagagagtggattgggagacagtcttcagactgcctggtactgtacttcctggactgtattttccctgccttccctgaacctttcctgacctaaggaaaaaagaaacaaaatatccccctctagaggccaaaggcggaatagcagcttcccattagtttctatggacggaaaagagcagatacggatcaaatggttctcaatgcattcctatgggaaatgcagatttgacctgagaacgttttgacttgagaaccgccgtccaatatggattaagttctcaagtcaagaccccactgtactagtgaTGCATATGCATCACAGGACATTTTCAATCAATAATACACAAGGCTGCATAGTAAAACCTTTTCTATGTAGAGAAGGTTTCTATTAAGCCATGCATAGCAAATGGGTGGTTTTAAGTCTGTCTGATATTTTTATAGTAGATGTATATTGGGTTACCTCTTTATATATATTATTGGtttgctgacttcttttttcattcacCTCTGCGTTCTCAGCGTTTATCTGAAATATCTTTAATGGCAAATAATCCAGCACTTTCTCCCCTGTGTGTTTGGTGAACTGAACTGAGGGAGGGAATCTCTCTTGACAACCAAAAGAGAGGCTTAGAAGAGTATAAAATTCTGTATGGCTTGGTCAGGTTTTATACTTGCATTTGAAACCAGAGAGAAAGCAAGGAAATACAAATAATTAAAGGATGgcaagaggaaagagaggaggcTAATGTATACCACATCAGGCTCTTTATTCTTGAACTCAGTATCATTCTTACTAACTCATCATGCCTTTCTGAATTTTGTATTTCTGGATACAGCAGAAGTGTGGTGCCACTGAAGTCTACACATAGTTGGAGGAAAGATTGCTTCACAAAGATTGAGACGGTAAAATCATTTTTGGCTTCAGTTACTCTGCTTCACAGAAGCACAGATTCCTTCTTACTTTATCAGATGCATGCTTGCTTGTTATACTAATCAATGGTGACTGTGTTAATTTATGTACATAATATTATGAGAATCTCTCTTCCTCTCTATGTCTTGGCTCTGTTATATGGTAAACTTATTTCACCTCCACCTTACTGTTCTTGTGCCATCTTTCTTGTCCATGGTCTATTGGCATATCAAGATCAGAAATATGTGTCAGTGTATGAGAGAGGGGATATATTCACAGATACATATGCACACATGATTTTCATTAGGGTTGCTTCATTCAAAGAATCATCAGAATTCACGACAACAGTTGTGACTTGCAACAACgaataataattaattatgaaATCCTGTCAAGATTAAAAccatttccatggttttctaagtatagagcACTCTGAAGTGGGTTACTGATCTCTTGTGGTAGAATTTATAGGCTTGCCCAAAGCTATACAAGATGGTGCTTCTGTGGTAAATTTCAatacccagcctctggctctgcagccaggtactcaaATTATTGGTCTATCTAGTCAACCAAACACCATAGTTTCTGAAAACTTAGAAGagctttattttatatatatattgtgaagttgcaggagagagaatgagacagTGATGTGGGAAAGACAGAACGTTAAGCCTTTACTCCAGCCACAGTTTTCATTGGAATTCTATAACTTTATCTACTATTCATTGTGAAAGGAAAGCTCCCATTGGCATTTCTTACACTACAGACTTGGGGTATCCACTGTTCTTCCTGTCAGGCAAAATCGTAGTTAATTCTGGTTAACCTTATTACTCTGTATGTTTCCAGAGATTGACTAAAGTTAGGTGGGTGCTTCTGCTTCAGTTCCTTATAACCTCTCAATTTTTCCCACTTAAATTctatttttcctgatttttgaGGATTTGGACTTGTTTGTGTGCTTTTGTGAGCATGAAAATGCATATGATCTTTTTGCTAGCAATGATCATGTACCTGCTACTTTCTATGCAATTTCCTATAATGGACACACTTATGAAATATATTGTCCTCACATGATGAGGTCTTCAAAATGATTTTCACTAATATATTGTTTGTGCATGCTtctgtgaatatatatattcctcaAACTCATGGGTTGGGATTAACCCCTTTGTTGTATGCTGAATAGAGCTTACTCAGTGCGGTCCTTACATTTTCAAGGATGCATTCTAATAAAATGACACACTGAGTAAGCTCTATTCAGCATACAATAAAGGGGTTAATCCCAACCGATGAGTAGGAGGAGCACACTAACTCTGCCACCCCCATCATGACTCTTATGTGTAGAGAACTAAATCTAAAGCGGAGAACCACCTCTAAGCATGGAGTATCTCattgctggatagatcagtggtttaggtctttggttgcagagccagaggtttggaattcaatttcccactgggcctccttgactggACTCGGTGAtacacagggtcccttccagctctgcagtcctaattCCAATTGGGAACTCTGCTTGTCTAGGTTTTCTGATGGAGATCCCCTCACCTTTAACTCAGGTGTTTGGTCACCCCCTTTTGTACGTATCAGACTCCTTATCTGGTTTTGGACACTTGAACCTATAATTTGAACTTTTAGAAATTCCAAGCAGTCACTAATTAATTGCATGAGTGCCATCTCATCTAATATGGTCATAAGGTAACTGGAACTTTTCTGGGAGGAAGATTGCTAACAGCCAGTGTAAATGGGAAAGTACATGACTTTAAAGGAGCTGACTGGATGATACAGAGAGTAGTAATGTGCACACTGTGATGAAATTTGGAATCATAAATGACTGAGCAAGAATTACTAGTTTTAACCTGTTGTATTTATCATTCTTTTTCTTACATATTCCCAGCAACATTCTGAAGAAGAGATGCCCAATGGAAGTGTTGTAAATGAATTCCTACTTCTTGGATTCTCGAACAGCCCAGAGTTACAGATTTTGTATTTTGTCATATTTCTAACAATATACCTGGCAGCTCTGATGGCAAACTTCCTGATCATTACCATCATATCTCTTGACCACCACCTTCACACCCCAATGTATTTCTTCTTGATTAATTTGTCCATTGTTGATCTTGGTGCCATCTCTGTTACCATCCCCAAATCTATGAGCAACACCAGGTCAATCTCTTACTTGGGATGTGCTGCTCAAGTGTTCTTCCTCATCTTCTTTATGGCAGCGGACCTCTCCTTCCTCACCATCATGGCATATGACCGATATGTAGCCATTTGTGATCCCTTGAACTATACAAGACTGATGAGCAAGGGCTCTTGTGTCCAAATGGCAGTCACTTCCTGGGTCAGTGGTCTCCTTTATGGAACATTACATGCCAGCAGCACCTTTACAATCACATTCTGCTCCAACAACATCAACCAGTTCTTTTGTGAAATTCCACAAGTACTGAAGCTCTCCTGCTCTAACTTATACCTCATAGAAGCTGGGGCCCTCGCTTTCGGTGCATGTTTAGTTTTCAGTTGCTTTATATTCATAACAATTTCTTATGTCCAGATCTTCAGAGCAGTAATGAAAATTCCATCAACGAAAGGAAGGCAGAAAGCATTCTCTACCTGCTTGCCCCACCTGACAGTAGTCTCCTTATTTATCTTCACCTGCACCTTTGCCTACCTGAGACCAATCTCTAGATCTTCATCTGATCTTGACCTGGCAGTTGCTGTGATCTATTGTGCTGTGCCACCAATGATGAATCCAGTAATTTATAGTATAAGGAATAAGGAGATCCAAGCAGCTCTAAGGAGGTTGATGAAGAAAGTTGTGAATCAGATTATTTAAGTCATGCTTGcttgcactgttgttgtttagtcgtgaagttgtgtctgactcttcatgaacccatggaccagagcacgccaggcccacctgtcttccaccgcttcccggagtttggtcaaattcatgttggtagcttcgatgacactgtccaaccatcttgtcctctgcttaCCTTGCTCAAATATGTGTATAAGTGATGATAGTTAACTGTAAAACATCCTTTTTATTAAATAGGGAcatggaagagagaaaaggaagcagaACCAGTCCTTATGAAGCCAGTCCTTCCCTTTTACTTCTGTGTATAGGTATAGAATCATAGACCTGGAATGGAACCTTGGGGCATTTACTACATAATATCCTGACAAACAGCAGCCTAGCTTCTGCTTAAATGCTTCCAGTGAAAGAGAACCTTCTACTCTCTGGGACACTTTGCTTCACTTCCAAACAGTTCTTAATGTCTGGAGCTTTCTCGTAATAATTCAGACACATGCTGATCCCAACATGGAGTTTCCTCTCAACTGTGTAAGTAGTGGTATCAATGCATATTCGCCAATCATACTGGCACAATAAGGATCTTTGAAATTCACAAGGCGTATGTGACAGAATGCCCACGTCAcccctgtcactcatagctgaagctcaagggcaagaacctatgagaggacaggaggggcaaaGATAGTTAGAGAGAGGAGGAGTTAGGAGGAGAGGAGGTGGAAGAGAGAGTGAGtatgtggaggagagaaattaaatagtcaagatagatagaggactagagagaactgatattattaataagttggttagagtgaataaatcaataaaactaaTGAAGAAGTGAACGTGTAACCAagtataagaagttttaatgagtgattctatacaatgattaataagaacatctgtgattcaaattcaatctaaataaacaagttatgttggcatcaagtgtctgattcaagtattgtgcagcggatgaaagagaaaacgtcgccagagtgaaccttggtttaggggggggaaacaaacagggaacattGTGTATTATTCGCATAATAATTCAGACACATACTGATCCCAACATGGAGTTTCCTCTCAACTGTATCAGTAGTGGTATCAATACATATTCGCCAATCATCAAAGTAGTGAGAAACTCCAGCAGTGGTCCTACATATGCTTTCCTTTGGAGATGATCACACTGACACAATAAGGATCTTTGAAATTCACAAGGCATAAATAGgtgcaaaccaaaaaaaaaaaaaaaactccttcagGTTAAAAGTTACCCCCACTGACATCACAGCCACCAGCCTCAATTGTTTGAAGTCATTGGATTCCAAACACCAGACAGAGGATTTCCAATTGGCACTTCAGCAAGGAAACAAGTTTGGTTTTTCCCCACTTATGGACAGGAGTAAAAGCCCCTCAGTCAGACGTACAAGCACCTCAGCTGAACTTAAATCAGTATTTAACCAGGGTGCTTCTAAATGAGAATGAGAAGCAACATCTTGCCTCTCCTTTGCCCTTCCATGGAGGGAAGCAATAGAAAGCAAAGTCTTCTCAGCTGGTGGCTGAGTTTTGGTTAGGATTCAGCCCTGATACTTGTAAACCAGGCTGAAAATACCTTTCTATCATTGCATCCCAGTTACCCTCACAATGGAAACCCTGAGCAGGACAAAAAGGAGATCCCATATCATTTCCAGCCAGTGATGAGAAATTACATGGGTATGTCTATATTGCCTTTTCAATGGGGAGAACATGCAGCCAGGGAAAATTTAGCAGGCATAGGTCTTGTAGAGGAGATTCAAAAGAGTCAAACTTCATTGGCTAGATCCACATCCTTACGGGCCAGATTAGGGCCATAAATTAGAGATCACTCCCAATGAGAATGCATGAACAGGCACAATGTAGCTTTATCTACTCATGTTTACTTCCCATTGTTGTCAATAGGAAAGCTCTTTATTTTTCCTGTTGAAGTCAACAGGGTTTGAACATACTTAACTGCAACAGGATTGTGCTCCAAGCAATTTGAACACACTTCAACACTTTTCAGTGTTCTGGTTAAacactatttaaaaaagaatgtctAAGAACTTCTAGGAGTGTTTATGTACTCTTTTTCTCAGGCTCATTTTTGTCACTCTATGAATTTAATGTCAACATCCATGTCATGGGACCAAGACTGCACTGGTCGATCTGCAAGATGGCCTGTTAGAGGAGGCTAGCAGGGGGCTTTGACCCTGTTAGTGCTCTTTGATTTCTCTGTGTCTTTTGATAACCATCAGCTTTAGTGTCGTCCTGGACAGACTGTCAGGGCTTGGGATTGATGGGCTAGTTCAGGTCCAGTGTGTTCAGCTTGGAGAGTCTTTTTCATCCCCATGGACCTTCGGTTGTGGGGTGCCTCTCTCCAAGTGTTTTGTAACATCTACACAGAGACTGCTGTAAGAATTCATCCAACGTTTTGGAATGTGTTGTCATCAATATCCTGATAACACTTGTCTCTATTTCTCCTTTACCTCCTCTGGTTGTCCAGGACCTTGAATCCAGCTTCAACCTATTTGCCCTGTTtctggggccgggggggggggcagactgtTTAGGGAAGCATCTGTCTGAGCTGGATGGACAACTTTGTCCTCCTGtactctccctggctttctcagGAGCAAAGCTTACTAACACTGCTGTCTTCTCCTCATATCCAAGTCCGTTCAGACATTTCTGTAGTAGTAGTGATGATGATAGAAAGAATGATGTTCCTCCAACTGAGGTAACTGCCTGCTCCATCCAGATGGTAGCAACAGCCCTTTCTTTAAGGTTCTTTGTTCTAAAGCCATTAGATATTAAAAGTAGTAGATAGACACATTTACCCATAATTCTACAACTTACATATACCAAAGTCAGTCCAATGGTATAAATCTTAGTATAGAATTACCATTAGTTAAGGTGTCAACTCATACATTCCTCATCATGTGTCAAACCATGCAACTGGAACACAATGAAGAATACAAGTCTCAACTTCTgtaaataataggattctggccattgatgtGAATTGCCCACTCAACCAGGAGAGACGAGACACATAACATGGGGTACCTGGGCCAAAATTTTATCAACTTTTTTAAACTTGAATTCCTCTTTCACAAGGgggggcttttgttgttgttgtttagtcgtttagtcgtgtccaactctttgtgaccctatggacaagaacacaccaggccctcctgtattccactgcctcctggagtcgtAGTGCAAATACTGGCCtgtgaacatacagtggtgcctcgcttaacaattgcctcgttaaatgacgaaactgcttgacgataaagtttttgtgatcgcaaaacgatgtttaaatggtaaaaatttggttaatgatgattggttccctgcttcgggaactgattttttgctaaacgatgatttagaaacagctgatcggcagttctaaaatggctgcccgctgtggaaaatggctccccactgtgttttcaggacggattcatCGCTttaaaggcaccgaaaatggccgcccctatggaggatcttcactggatgctgagcTACttagccctttggaacgcattgaaccggtttcaatgcatttcaatgggcttttttgtttcgcttgatgaggattttgctcaacagcaatttgaacggaacgaattatccttatcaagc of Pogona vitticeps strain Pit_001003342236 chromosome 6, PviZW2.1, whole genome shotgun sequence contains these proteins:
- the LOC110086480 gene encoding olfactory receptor 14A2-like; its protein translation is MPNGSVVNEFLLLGFSNSPELQILYFVIFLTIYLAALMANFLIITIISLDHHLHTPMYFFLINLSIVDLGAISVTIPKSMSNTRSISYLGCAAQVFFLIFFMAADLSFLTIMAYDRYVAICDPLNYTRLMSKGSCVQMAVTSWVSGLLYGTLHASSTFTITFCSNNINQFFCEIPQVLKLSCSNLYLIEAGALAFGACLVFSCFIFITISYVQIFRAVMKIPSTKGRQKAFSTCLPHLTVVSLFIFTCTFAYLRPISRSSSDLDLAVAVIYCAVPPMMNPVIYSIRNKEIQAALRRLMKKVVNQII